A single region of the Pseudorhodoplanes sp. genome encodes:
- the rocD gene encoding ornithine--oxo-acid transaminase — translation MDPFELESRYVARNYEPLPVVLTRGSGAYLWDVEGRRYIDMMSAYSAASHGHGHPRILAALEAQAHRLAVPSRAYYNDRLGPFLAELCKRTGLDAALPMNTGAEAVETAIKAARRWGYKVKGIPRDRAEIIVAGGNFHGRTTTIVGFSSEDDYRDGFGPFTPGFRAVPFGDLVAMEQAITPETAAILIEPIQGEGGIIVPPPGYLAGLRKLCDAHDVLLILDEVQSGLGRAGDWFAFRHDGVAPDGVILGKALGGGVLPVSAFVARAEVMDVFTPGSHGSTFGGNPLASAVGLEALRVIQEEGLVERSRILGAHMHERLRAIKNPVLKEVRGRGLWAGAEIDPSYASARDICHRLLAKGVLSKDTHDTVVRLAPPLVIARADLNFAIDIFEETLNEIAWTRQPAVA, via the coding sequence ATGGACCCCTTCGAGTTGGAAAGCCGCTATGTAGCGCGCAATTACGAACCGCTCCCTGTCGTCCTCACGCGAGGATCGGGAGCATATCTGTGGGACGTCGAGGGGCGGCGTTACATCGACATGATGAGCGCTTATTCGGCGGCGAGCCATGGGCATGGCCATCCGCGCATTCTCGCCGCGCTCGAGGCACAGGCGCACCGCTTGGCCGTGCCCTCGCGCGCTTACTACAACGATCGGCTTGGTCCGTTCCTCGCCGAATTGTGCAAGCGCACCGGGCTCGACGCCGCCTTGCCGATGAATACCGGTGCTGAAGCGGTGGAAACCGCCATCAAGGCGGCGCGCCGCTGGGGCTACAAGGTCAAGGGCATTCCGCGCGACCGCGCCGAGATCATCGTCGCCGGAGGCAATTTCCACGGCCGCACCACCACAATTGTTGGGTTTTCCTCGGAAGACGATTATCGCGACGGCTTTGGGCCGTTCACCCCGGGCTTTCGCGCCGTGCCGTTCGGCGATCTCGTCGCCATGGAGCAGGCCATTACGCCGGAAACCGCGGCGATCCTGATCGAACCGATCCAGGGTGAGGGCGGCATCATTGTGCCCCCGCCTGGCTACCTCGCCGGCTTGCGCAAACTCTGCGACGCGCACGATGTGCTGCTGATCCTCGATGAAGTGCAGTCGGGCCTCGGCCGCGCCGGCGACTGGTTCGCCTTCCGGCATGACGGCGTCGCTCCGGACGGCGTCATCCTTGGCAAGGCTCTGGGCGGCGGCGTATTGCCGGTCTCTGCCTTTGTCGCGCGCGCCGAGGTGATGGATGTATTCACGCCCGGCTCGCATGGCTCGACCTTCGGCGGCAATCCGCTTGCATCCGCGGTCGGCCTCGAAGCGCTGCGGGTCATCCAGGAGGAGGGCCTTGTCGAGCGCAGCCGCATTCTCGGCGCACATATGCATGAACGCCTGCGCGCGATCAAAAACCCGGTCCTGAAAGAGGTGCGTGGGCGCGGGCTCTGGGCCGGCGCCGAGATTGATCCGAGCTATGCCAGCGCGCGGGATATTTGCCACCGCCTGCTGGCGAAGGGCGTGTTGTCGAAGGACACGCACGACACGGTGGTGCGTCTGGCGCCGCCTCTGGTTATTGCGCGGGCCGATCTCAACTTCGCGATCGACATATTTGAGGAGACGCTCAACGAGATCGCCTGGACGCGGCAGCCGGCGGTAGCGTGA
- a CDS encoding 2-oxoacid:acceptor oxidoreductase subunit alpha: MPGGPISSVNDFVVRFANVNGSGSASANEMFARAIMRMGVPVSPRNIFPSNIQGLPTWYEVRVTEAGHLGARGGVDFMVAMNPQTFEKDMAGIDPGGYLLYDSTKPLPASAFRDDITVIGVPLTAICNREYTEPRQRQLFKNIIYLGVLSALFDMDPKVIETLIGEQYKGKDKLIGPNVHALHLGRDYALQNLKCPIGLRVQKSDKIGDRIFIEGNSAAALGAVYGGATVCAWYPITPSSSLADAFTRHCAKLRVDEDGKAKYAIIQAEDELASIGMVIGAGWNGARAFTATSGPGISLMQEFIGLSYFAEIPAVIFNVQRAGPSTGMPTRTQQCDLLSCAYASHGDTKHVMLLPEDPHEAFEFGALSFDLADRLQTTIFVMLDLDIGMNHRLCAPLQWDDSRVYDRGKVMTAEELEAGKEFGRYLDVDGDGIPYRTYPGTHPTKGSFFTRGTSRDRYAKYTEEGGPYVDNMQRLLRKFETAKDLVPRPLTANADKPTKYGVIYFGSTSPAMDEAIELIEAKGHHLDRMRIRAFPFHSSVASFIADHDFVFVVEQNRDAQMRSLIVNECGIDPVRLVPILHFDGTPITARFIARAIGEDLDKLKITPRRTVGA; this comes from the coding sequence ATGCCAGGCGGCCCGATCAGCAGCGTAAACGATTTCGTCGTCCGCTTCGCCAATGTGAACGGGTCGGGCTCGGCCAGCGCCAATGAGATGTTCGCCCGTGCCATCATGCGCATGGGCGTTCCGGTGTCCCCGCGTAACATCTTCCCGTCCAACATTCAGGGATTGCCAACCTGGTACGAGGTGCGCGTCACCGAAGCTGGCCATCTCGGCGCGCGCGGCGGCGTCGACTTCATGGTGGCGATGAATCCGCAGACCTTTGAAAAGGACATGGCCGGCATCGATCCGGGCGGCTACCTGCTCTATGACTCGACCAAGCCCCTGCCCGCTTCCGCCTTCCGGGACGACATCACCGTGATCGGCGTGCCGCTGACTGCGATCTGCAACCGCGAATATACCGAGCCGCGGCAGCGGCAATTGTTCAAGAACATCATCTATCTCGGCGTGCTGTCGGCCCTGTTCGACATGGACCCGAAAGTGATCGAGACGCTGATCGGCGAGCAGTACAAGGGCAAGGACAAACTGATCGGGCCGAATGTCCACGCCCTGCATCTGGGACGCGACTACGCGCTGCAGAATCTAAAATGCCCGATCGGGCTGCGCGTGCAGAAATCCGACAAGATCGGCGACCGCATCTTCATCGAGGGGAATTCGGCGGCGGCGCTTGGCGCGGTCTATGGCGGCGCCACCGTCTGCGCCTGGTACCCGATCACCCCCTCGTCCTCGCTCGCCGATGCCTTCACACGGCATTGCGCGAAACTGCGCGTCGACGAGGACGGAAAGGCAAAATACGCAATCATCCAGGCGGAAGACGAGCTCGCCTCGATCGGCATGGTGATCGGCGCCGGCTGGAACGGCGCCCGCGCGTTTACCGCCACTTCGGGACCTGGCATCTCGTTGATGCAGGAATTCATCGGCCTGTCCTATTTTGCGGAAATTCCGGCGGTCATTTTCAATGTACAGCGGGCCGGCCCCTCCACCGGCATGCCAACCCGCACCCAGCAATGCGACCTTCTCTCCTGCGCCTATGCCTCGCACGGCGACACCAAGCATGTGATGCTGCTGCCCGAAGACCCGCACGAAGCCTTTGAATTCGGCGCCCTGTCATTCGATCTCGCCGACCGGCTGCAGACCACGATCTTCGTCATGCTCGATCTCGACATCGGCATGAACCACCGGCTTTGCGCACCGCTGCAATGGGACGACAGCCGCGTCTATGACCGCGGCAAGGTGATGACGGCGGAAGAACTTGAAGCCGGCAAGGAGTTCGGCCGCTATCTCGACGTCGACGGCGACGGCATTCCCTACCGCACCTATCCGGGCACGCATCCGACCAAAGGCTCGTTCTTCACCCGCGGCACCTCGCGCGACCGCTATGCCAAATATACCGAGGAAGGCGGACCCTATGTCGACAACATGCAGCGGCTGCTGCGGAAATTCGAAACGGCAAAGGACCTCGTCCCGCGCCCGCTGACCGCCAACGCCGACAAGCCGACCAAATACGGCGTGATCTATTTCGGCTCGACCTCGCCCGCGATGGACGAGGCAATCGAACTGATCGAGGCCAAGGGCCACCACCTCGACCGTATGCGCATTCGCGCCTTCCCCTTCCATTCCAGTGTCGCCAGCTTTATCGCCGACCACGATTTCGTGTTTGTCGTGGAGCAAAACCGCGACGCACAGATGCGCTCGCTGATCGTCAATGAATGCGGGATTGATCCGGTGCGGCTGGTGCCGATCCTGCACTTTGACGGCACGCCGATCACCGCGCGCTTCATTGCGAGGGCGATCGGCGAGGATCTCGACAAACTGAAGATCACGCCGCGTCGAACGGTGGGTGCGTGA
- a CDS encoding 2-oxoacid:ferredoxin oxidoreductase subunit beta, with protein MTYLAKPKFHHPELPRNALGYTHRDYEGTVSTLCAGCGHDSITAAIIEACFELSIQPHRVAKISGIGCSSKTPTYFLGNSHGFNSVHGRMPSVLTGANLANRDLIYLGVSGDGDSASIGFGQFAHALRRGVNMVYIVENNGVYGLTKGQFSATADRGSKSKRGVINTDNSIDLAAMALQLGATFVARSFSGDKAQLVPIIKAAIEHPGAAFLDVISPCVAFNNHAGSTKSFDYVREHNEAVNRLDVIPARAPIAVSYAEGAVQIVEQHDGSKLALRKLGADYDLHDRTAAMAFLQKHAAAGQIVTGVLFIQDEPHDLHHHLKTADKPLNALTAKELCPGSTALARINAGLR; from the coding sequence ATGACCTATCTCGCCAAACCGAAATTCCATCATCCCGAGCTCCCGCGCAACGCACTCGGCTATACGCATCGCGACTATGAAGGCACGGTCTCAACGCTTTGCGCCGGCTGCGGACATGACTCGATCACCGCGGCCATCATCGAAGCCTGCTTTGAATTGTCGATCCAGCCGCACCGGGTGGCGAAGATTTCCGGGATCGGATGCTCGTCGAAGACGCCGACCTATTTCCTCGGCAATTCGCACGGGTTCAACTCCGTGCACGGCCGCATGCCGTCGGTGCTGACCGGCGCCAATCTCGCAAACCGGGATCTGATTTATCTGGGCGTGTCCGGTGACGGCGATTCCGCATCGATCGGCTTTGGGCAATTTGCCCATGCGCTGCGCCGCGGCGTCAACATGGTCTATATCGTCGAAAACAATGGCGTCTATGGGCTGACCAAGGGGCAATTCTCCGCCACTGCGGATCGCGGATCGAAATCAAAGCGCGGCGTGATCAATACCGACAATTCCATCGACCTTGCCGCCATGGCGCTGCAGCTCGGCGCAACCTTCGTCGCCCGTTCTTTCTCTGGTGACAAGGCGCAGCTTGTGCCGATCATCAAGGCAGCGATCGAACATCCGGGCGCGGCCTTCCTCGATGTCATCTCGCCATGCGTTGCCTTCAATAACCATGCCGGCTCCACCAAGAGCTTCGACTATGTGCGCGAGCACAATGAAGCAGTGAATCGACTCGACGTGATCCCGGCTCGCGCACCGATCGCGGTCAGCTATGCCGAAGGTGCGGTGCAGATCGTGGAACAACATGACGGCTCGAAGCTCGCCCTGCGCAAGCTCGGCGCCGACTACGACCTGCATGACCGGACCGCGGCGATGGCATTCCTGCAGAAGCATGCCGCCGCGGGCCAGATTGTGACCGGCGTGCTGTTCATCCAGGACGAACCGCACGACCTGCATCATCATCTGAAAACGGCGGACAAGCCACTCAACGCGTTGACGGCAAAGGAGCTGTGTCCCGGCTCGACGGCGCTCGCCAGGATCAACGCCGGCTTGCGGTGA
- a CDS encoding arginine deiminase-related protein — protein MIPKAGPRLLMCRPEHFGVVYAINPWMNPRDWEQEERALAAQSRQEWMGLRRTLAGLGAEIELVPAASGVPDLVFTANSAVVLDRKALLARFRYAQRRGEENHYRDAFRSFHARGVIDSIQTLPDDIVLEGAGDCVWDAARQMFWLGYGPRSDAAAQAVVQRTFGVETLALELRDPRFYHLDTALCPLPHGDVMFVPGAFTAEGRAAIRHNVPKPQRIEIGMKDACRLSANAVCIGKTLVMSGCSERLRAKLEERGYQVVTVPLNSFLRSGGAAFCLTLRLDQQSYQASQPRLTASRR, from the coding sequence ATGATCCCAAAGGCGGGACCACGTCTTCTGATGTGCCGTCCCGAGCATTTCGGGGTGGTCTACGCGATCAATCCCTGGATGAATCCCAGGGACTGGGAGCAGGAAGAGCGCGCCTTGGCCGCGCAATCGCGACAGGAATGGATGGGTTTGCGGCGCACGCTGGCCGGTCTCGGAGCGGAGATCGAGCTTGTTCCTGCCGCATCAGGTGTTCCAGATCTTGTCTTCACCGCAAATTCCGCGGTGGTGCTCGACCGCAAGGCATTGTTGGCGCGCTTCCGCTATGCGCAACGGCGCGGCGAGGAAAACCACTACAGGGATGCCTTTCGATCATTCCACGCACGAGGCGTGATCGATTCCATCCAGACGCTCCCCGACGATATCGTGCTGGAAGGCGCCGGCGATTGCGTGTGGGACGCCGCGCGCCAGATGTTCTGGCTGGGCTACGGGCCGCGGTCCGATGCCGCCGCGCAAGCCGTTGTGCAGAGAACATTCGGGGTCGAAACGCTGGCGCTCGAGCTGCGCGATCCGCGCTTCTATCACTTGGATACAGCCCTGTGCCCCCTGCCGCATGGCGATGTCATGTTTGTGCCGGGAGCTTTCACGGCAGAAGGGCGGGCGGCCATCCGGCACAACGTGCCCAAGCCCCAGCGTATCGAGATCGGCATGAAGGATGCGTGCCGGCTGTCGGCCAATGCTGTCTGCATCGGCAAAACGCTGGTGATGTCGGGTTGCAGCGAGCGCCTGCGCGCGAAACTTGAAGAGCGCGGCTATCAGGTCGTTACGGTGCCGCTCAATTCATTCCTGCGCAGCGGCGGCGCGGCCTTCTGCCTGACCTTGCGGCTCGATCAGCAGTCGTATCAGGCGTCGCAGCCGCGGCTCACCGCAAGCCGGCGTTGA
- a CDS encoding SulP family inorganic anion transporter has product MALNETAPESPDLAAPTRSILPAGGWTAVAHEIGAGLTVACVALPICISSGVLAYSPLGPEYAAQGALAGLTCAVFGGIVAAILRTSSFVTNIPTNPIGFLHASFGAALMGAWKGDPALVLAAYPVFVLLVAFWQILFGISGLSRVIKFTPYPVLGGFVTGLGLLIGLKQLPVLFGVASLSDLLGLAKGLSLPHPLTTSFGLLSVLAVMVVGRIFPKFPALLSGLLIGFIGYHLLRLVIPGLDLGPTIGAVSIGSFGAMPKLDLAIFAALWNDAEALRIIVLSSLILALLGTLDLFLDLRAAQNLSDIPIGPRRELIGLGAGNIVASIVGAVVVAISYSVTVANHRAGGRSRISTISAAVMLAGAVFLAPSVLFAIPMIVLASLLIIVSIRSFDAMTLRIARDAFVADDPASRNRARRNLAIIIAVAAATVFGQPLIGAGVGLLLACFIFIADMSRPIVRRRTSGAQVHSKRVRSRHDLDVLKTAGPLVSVLELQGVLFFGNSDDLVTELRAIANRAVIIILDFKRVSDIDVSGATALQQAAKRCLERNRQLIVCSVRPGYANIVSDAIADNDNAFILDDVDAAMEWAEEAILRAGTGGHSVFQQDLAQADLTLGMPPADIDILKRHLTAISYPAGTALCHAGDPSDRLWILTRGTVSIRVSGPTGDRRLASLAPGCSVGEMGLLEHQPRSADVVADDDVEAFMLTGLQFEALLRDHPRVGQAILTNIARQLAQRLRVTSEDLRLADS; this is encoded by the coding sequence ATGGCGCTTAACGAAACCGCGCCCGAAAGCCCGGATTTGGCCGCGCCGACGCGAAGCATCTTGCCGGCCGGCGGCTGGACCGCGGTCGCGCACGAAATCGGCGCCGGACTGACCGTCGCCTGTGTCGCGCTGCCGATCTGCATTTCCTCCGGCGTGCTGGCCTATTCGCCGCTCGGTCCGGAATATGCCGCGCAGGGTGCCTTGGCCGGGCTCACCTGCGCGGTGTTCGGCGGCATCGTCGCCGCCATTCTGCGCACTTCGTCCTTCGTGACCAATATTCCGACCAATCCCATCGGCTTTTTGCATGCGAGTTTCGGCGCCGCCCTGATGGGCGCCTGGAAAGGTGATCCGGCTCTGGTGCTCGCCGCTTATCCCGTTTTCGTGCTCCTGGTCGCGTTCTGGCAAATTCTGTTCGGCATTTCCGGATTGTCGCGCGTCATCAAGTTCACGCCCTATCCGGTGCTGGGCGGTTTCGTCACCGGCCTCGGCCTCTTGATCGGGCTCAAGCAACTGCCGGTGCTGTTCGGCGTTGCGTCGCTTTCCGATCTGCTCGGTTTGGCAAAAGGCCTGTCGCTGCCGCATCCGCTCACCACCTCGTTTGGTCTTCTGAGCGTGCTTGCGGTGATGGTGGTCGGGCGGATCTTCCCGAAATTTCCGGCTTTGCTGTCGGGATTGCTGATCGGCTTCATTGGCTATCATCTGTTGCGGCTGGTCATTCCCGGACTCGATCTCGGCCCGACCATCGGCGCCGTCTCGATCGGTTCCTTCGGCGCCATGCCGAAGCTCGACCTTGCGATCTTTGCCGCGCTCTGGAACGACGCGGAAGCCTTGCGCATCATCGTTCTGTCGTCGCTGATCCTCGCCTTGCTCGGCACACTCGATCTGTTCCTCGATCTGCGCGCCGCGCAGAACCTGTCCGACATTCCCATCGGCCCCCGCCGCGAGCTGATCGGGCTCGGCGCCGGCAATATCGTGGCATCCATCGTCGGCGCAGTGGTTGTCGCGATTTCCTATTCGGTGACCGTCGCCAACCATCGCGCCGGGGGCCGCAGCCGCATCTCCACCATCTCAGCGGCGGTGATGCTGGCCGGCGCCGTTTTCCTGGCACCGTCGGTGCTCTTCGCCATTCCGATGATCGTGCTGGCCTCGCTGCTGATCATCGTGTCGATCCGCTCCTTCGACGCGATGACGCTGCGCATCGCGCGCGATGCGTTTGTTGCAGATGACCCTGCGAGCCGGAATCGTGCGCGCCGCAACCTTGCGATCATCATCGCCGTCGCCGCCGCCACCGTGTTCGGTCAGCCGCTCATCGGTGCCGGTGTGGGTCTGCTGCTCGCCTGCTTCATCTTCATTGCTGACATGAGCCGCCCGATTGTGCGTCGCCGGACGAGCGGCGCTCAGGTGCATTCCAAGCGCGTGCGTTCCCGCCATGACCTTGATGTGCTGAAGACGGCGGGGCCCTTGGTTTCGGTGCTGGAACTGCAGGGTGTGCTGTTCTTCGGCAATTCCGACGATCTGGTGACCGAATTGCGCGCCATTGCTAACCGCGCCGTGATCATCATTCTCGATTTCAAGCGCGTATCGGACATCGATGTCTCCGGCGCCACTGCCCTGCAACAGGCCGCTAAGCGCTGCCTCGAGCGCAACCGTCAGCTCATCGTCTGCAGCGTGCGGCCCGGCTATGCCAACATCGTCAGCGACGCGATCGCCGACAATGACAACGCCTTCATCCTCGACGATGTCGATGCCGCGATGGAATGGGCCGAGGAAGCCATTCTGCGCGCCGGCACCGGCGGCCATTCGGTGTTCCAGCAGGATCTGGCCCAGGCCGACCTGACGCTGGGCATGCCGCCGGCTGACATCGACATCCTGAAACGGCACCTGACCGCGATCAGCTATCCGGCCGGGACGGCGCTCTGCCATGCCGGTGATCCGTCCGACCGGCTCTGGATATTGACGCGCGGCACGGTGAGCATTCGCGTGTCCGGGCCAACCGGAGACCGGCGTCTGGCGAGTCTTGCGCCCGGCTGCTCGGTGGGCGAGATGGGATTGCTGGAACATCAGCCGCGTTCCGCCGATGTGGTGGCGGACGACGATGTCGAGGCCTTTATGCTGACCGGCCTGCAGTTCGAGGCTTTGCTGCGCGATCATCCGCGCGTCGGGCAGGCGATCCTGACCAATATCGCGCGCCAGCTCGCACAGCGCCTGCGCGTGACATCGGAAGACTTGCGGCTGGCCGATTCCTGA
- a CDS encoding FAD-dependent oxidoreductase — translation MKLTDIGDPNYFHKVVDCQWACPAHTPVPEYIRLIAQGRYSDAYMINWKSNVFPGILGRTCDRPCEPACRRGRVEKEPVAICRLKRVAADYKDDVRARLPRPAARKNGRRIALVGAGPASLTVARDLAPLGYECIVFDADPKAGGMMRTQIPKFRLPDSVIDEECDYILNLGISFQGGRRIDSLKALLADGYDAVFVGSGAPRGRDLDIPGRKEAAKNIHIGIDWLSSISFGHVDRIGKRVIVLGGGNTAMDCCRSARRLGGEDVKVVVRSGFDEMKASPWEKEDAMHEDIPIHNFLVPKEFTHENGKLTGVVFEKVKAEYDDKGRRKLVPAGEPDQHFPCDDVLVAVGQENAFPWIERDIGIQFDKWNMPVVDEKTFASTNPKVFFGGDAAFGPKNIIWAVAHGHDAALSIHRMLSGEDIKERPLPEVTIESQKMGIHEWSYDNEITLDQRFRVPLREKSAALKDIRAEVELGYDPNLALGEAWRCLNCDVQTVFTGQLCIECDACVDICPMDCITFTENGEEDELRTRLNAPARNHTQDLYVADNLKTGRVMVKDEDVCLHCGLCAERCPTGAWDMQKYLISMTHAGDGKCQAARSAA, via the coding sequence ATGAAACTTACGGACATCGGCGATCCAAATTACTTCCACAAGGTGGTGGATTGCCAATGGGCCTGCCCGGCACACACGCCGGTTCCCGAATATATCCGGCTGATCGCGCAGGGGCGTTACTCCGACGCCTACATGATCAACTGGAAGTCGAATGTGTTTCCGGGAATTCTCGGCCGCACCTGCGACCGCCCCTGCGAGCCGGCCTGCCGGCGCGGGCGCGTCGAAAAAGAACCCGTTGCGATCTGCCGTCTGAAACGGGTTGCGGCTGATTATAAGGACGACGTTCGCGCGCGATTGCCGCGACCCGCCGCGCGGAAGAACGGCAGGCGCATTGCGCTCGTCGGCGCAGGCCCCGCTTCGCTCACCGTGGCGCGCGACCTCGCCCCTCTTGGTTATGAATGCATCGTGTTCGATGCCGATCCGAAAGCCGGCGGCATGATGCGCACCCAGATCCCGAAGTTCCGCCTGCCGGATTCGGTCATCGACGAGGAATGCGATTATATCCTCAACCTCGGCATCAGCTTTCAGGGCGGGCGGCGCATCGACAGCCTGAAGGCATTGCTGGCGGACGGTTACGACGCGGTGTTCGTCGGCTCGGGCGCCCCGCGCGGCCGCGATCTCGACATTCCCGGCCGCAAGGAAGCGGCGAAGAACATCCATATCGGCATCGACTGGCTCTCCTCCATCTCGTTCGGCCATGTCGACAGGATCGGCAAGCGCGTGATCGTGCTTGGCGGCGGCAACACCGCGATGGATTGCTGCCGCTCCGCGCGGCGGCTCGGCGGCGAGGATGTCAAGGTCGTCGTGCGCTCAGGCTTCGATGAGATGAAGGCGTCTCCCTGGGAGAAGGAAGACGCCATGCACGAGGACATTCCGATCCACAATTTTCTCGTGCCCAAGGAATTCACCCACGAGAACGGCAAGCTGACCGGCGTCGTTTTCGAGAAAGTGAAAGCCGAATACGACGACAAGGGCCGCCGCAAGCTGGTGCCGGCCGGCGAACCCGATCAGCATTTCCCCTGCGACGACGTGCTGGTCGCGGTGGGGCAGGAAAACGCCTTCCCGTGGATCGAGCGGGACATCGGCATTCAGTTCGACAAATGGAACATGCCGGTCGTGGACGAGAAGACCTTTGCCTCGACCAACCCGAAAGTCTTCTTTGGCGGCGACGCTGCCTTTGGCCCCAAGAACATCATCTGGGCGGTGGCGCATGGCCACGACGCCGCGCTCTCGATCCACCGCATGCTGTCGGGCGAGGACATAAAGGAACGCCCGCTTCCTGAGGTGACGATCGAAAGCCAGAAGATGGGTATCCACGAATGGTCCTATGACAACGAGATCACGCTGGACCAGCGTTTTCGCGTGCCGCTGCGCGAGAAGAGTGCGGCCCTGAAGGACATCCGCGCCGAGGTCGAGCTTGGCTACGATCCCAATCTGGCGTTGGGCGAAGCCTGGCGCTGCCTGAATTGCGATGTGCAGACCGTCTTCACCGGCCAGCTCTGCATCGAATGCGACGCATGCGTCGACATCTGCCCGATGGACTGCATCACCTTCACCGAGAATGGCGAAGAGGATGAGTTGCGCACGCGCCTGAACGCCCCGGCCAGGAATCACACCCAGGACCTTTATGTCGCCGACAATTTGAAGACCGGCCGCGTCATGGTGAAAGACGAGGACGTGTGCTTGCATTGCGGGCTGTGCGCCGAACGGTGCCCGACCGGGGCCTGGGACATGCAGAAATATCTGATTTCGATGACTCACGCAGGTGACGGAAAATGCCAGGCGGCCCGATCAGCAGCGTAA
- a CDS encoding HAD-IA family hydrolase: protein MAAARSCGRGRLKLIVFDCDGTLVDSQHMICAAMKEAYGAHDLPCPPRERILSIVGLSLTEAFARLGNGKTRVPLGMLVESYKAAFHGLRQSPDHLEPLFPGARAALDALSARADILLGIATGKSQRGVRAVLGHHDLLARFHTIKTADDAPSKPHPGMVQAAMRDAGVGPADTIVIGDTSYDIAMARAAGARAIGVSWGYHPAGDLHAEGADLVIDDYAALIPALETVWGAPTLRERHGA, encoded by the coding sequence CTGGCTGCCGCCCGTTCCTGCGGGAGGGGACGACTGAAACTTATCGTTTTCGATTGCGACGGAACGCTGGTCGACAGCCAGCACATGATCTGCGCCGCCATGAAAGAGGCCTATGGCGCGCATGATCTGCCCTGTCCGCCGCGCGAGCGCATTCTGTCCATTGTAGGCCTTTCGCTCACGGAGGCCTTTGCGCGTCTGGGCAACGGCAAGACCCGGGTGCCGCTCGGGATGCTGGTGGAGAGCTACAAGGCGGCATTTCACGGATTGCGGCAGTCGCCGGATCATCTTGAGCCGCTGTTCCCCGGCGCGCGCGCTGCGCTTGATGCGCTTTCGGCGCGCGCGGACATCCTGCTCGGCATTGCCACCGGCAAGTCGCAGCGCGGGGTGCGCGCGGTGCTTGGCCATCACGATCTGCTCGCGCGCTTCCACACCATCAAGACCGCCGATGATGCGCCCTCAAAGCCGCATCCCGGTATGGTGCAGGCGGCGATGAGGGATGCCGGCGTCGGACCGGCCGACACGATTGTCATCGGCGATACCAGCTATGACATCGCAATGGCGCGTGCGGCCGGCGCGCGGGCGATCGGCGTATCCTGGGGCTATCACCCGGCCGGCGATCTGCACGCGGAAGGCGCCGATCTGGTGATCGACGATTATGCCGCGCTCATTCCTGCGCTGGAGACGGTTTGGGGCGCGCCGACGCTGCGAGAGCGTCATGGCGCTTAA
- a CDS encoding Lrp/AsnC family transcriptional regulator yields MAKRPPALDRIDIKILAALQRNGRMTIQKLAGVAGLTPRPCLERVRRLEAAGIIAGYQAVLALERLSNPVTVFAEIVLEKQGRQDRLEKRLTTIDEVVECWEVSGDLDYLARFVCSDLARYETLTTDLIDDPDLGVARVVSHIALRPVRRFSGYPASLLGSPASARKRT; encoded by the coding sequence ATGGCCAAGCGACCGCCTGCTCTGGACCGGATCGACATCAAGATTCTTGCCGCGCTCCAGCGCAACGGACGCATGACGATTCAGAAGCTCGCCGGTGTGGCGGGACTGACTCCGCGGCCTTGCCTGGAGCGGGTGCGCAGGCTCGAGGCAGCGGGGATTATCGCCGGCTATCAGGCCGTGCTGGCGCTCGAACGTCTGTCCAATCCGGTGACGGTCTTCGCTGAAATCGTGCTGGAGAAGCAGGGACGGCAGGACCGCCTGGAGAAACGTCTCACCACGATCGACGAGGTCGTGGAATGCTGGGAAGTGAGCGGCGATCTCGATTACCTCGCGCGTTTCGTCTGCAGCGATCTTGCGCGCTATGAGACGCTGACCACCGATCTGATCGACGATCCCGATCTCGGCGTCGCGCGCGTCGTCAGCCATATTGCGTTGCGGCCAGTGCGGCGCTTCTCGGGTTATCCCGCCTCTCTGCTCGGATCGCCGGCGTCCGCTCGCAAGCGCACCTGA